The Xanthomonas sp. DAR 34887 genome has a segment encoding these proteins:
- a CDS encoding S-methyl-5'-thioinosine phosphorylase, with protein MDNIALAVIGGTGVYKLAQLDDVEARQVDTRYGSPSGPIRIGTLLGHRVAFLARHGEGHSLPPHKINYRANLAALQQVGATRVLALNTVGGIGERFGPRVLACPDQLIDYTWGRVSTLSEEPGSEVLHVDFGHPYSPMLRSKVLAAARVTGAEVVDGGCYGATQGPRLETIAEIARLRRDGCDLVGMTGMPEAGLARELGLDYVCLAIVANWAAGCGDAQEITLAEVLANVEAASAGLPELIGELARG; from the coding sequence ATGGACAACATCGCACTGGCCGTGATCGGCGGCACCGGCGTCTACAAGCTCGCACAACTGGACGACGTGGAGGCCCGCCAGGTCGACACCCGCTATGGCAGTCCCTCCGGCCCGATCCGCATCGGCACGCTGCTCGGCCATCGGGTCGCGTTCCTGGCCCGGCACGGCGAGGGCCATTCGCTGCCGCCGCACAAGATCAATTACCGCGCAAACCTTGCGGCATTGCAGCAAGTCGGCGCCACCCGGGTGCTCGCGCTCAACACCGTCGGCGGCATCGGCGAGCGCTTCGGACCGCGCGTGCTGGCCTGCCCGGACCAGTTGATCGACTACACCTGGGGCCGCGTCTCCACGCTCAGCGAGGAGCCGGGCAGCGAGGTGCTGCACGTGGATTTCGGCCATCCGTATTCGCCGATGCTGCGCAGCAAGGTGCTGGCCGCCGCGCGCGTGACCGGCGCCGAGGTGGTCGATGGCGGCTGCTACGGCGCCACCCAGGGGCCGCGCCTGGAAACGATTGCAGAGATCGCGCGGCTGCGCCGCGACGGCTGCGATCTGGTCGGCATGACCGGCATGCCGGAAGCGGGCCTGGCGCGCGAACTGGGCCTGGACTACGTGTGCCTGGCGATCGTGGCCAACTGGGCGGCGGGCTGCGGCGACGCACAGGAAATCACCCTGGCCGAGGTGCTGGCGAACGTGGAGGCGGCGTCGGCGGGGCTGCCGGAGCTGATCGGCGAACTGGCGCGCGGGTGA
- the recO gene encoding DNA repair protein RecO, producing MLIEHEPAFVLHARPWRETSLLVEVLSAQYGRLGVLARGVQGPKNQPLRAALQPLQSIRFSAQRRGELAQLRAAEALDTAPRLSGDGMLAGFYINELTLRLAPRDDPAPDLYLAYARVRARLGAEAPLAWTLRCFERDLLDALGVGFDLRHDGDGEPIDPAARYVLDAEHGPRRLLSDRGHDQRSGMATGRALLALAADEMPVAEDLPGLRRGMRVVLMHHLGGRGLKSWEMLQDLTRQRRDADADAAELPEAPEEPESPAPKAD from the coding sequence ATGCTCATCGAACACGAACCCGCCTTCGTCCTGCACGCGCGTCCCTGGCGCGAGACCAGCCTGCTGGTGGAAGTGCTGAGCGCGCAGTACGGCCGGCTGGGCGTGCTGGCGCGGGGCGTGCAGGGCCCGAAGAATCAGCCGCTGCGCGCCGCGCTGCAGCCGCTGCAGTCGATCCGCTTCAGCGCGCAGCGCCGCGGCGAGCTGGCCCAGCTTCGTGCGGCCGAGGCGCTGGACACGGCGCCGCGCCTGAGTGGCGACGGCATGCTCGCCGGGTTCTACATCAACGAATTGACCCTGCGCCTGGCGCCGCGCGACGATCCCGCGCCCGACCTGTACCTGGCCTACGCACGGGTGCGCGCGCGGCTGGGCGCGGAGGCGCCGCTGGCGTGGACGCTGCGCTGCTTCGAGCGCGACCTGCTGGACGCGCTGGGCGTGGGGTTCGACCTGCGCCACGACGGCGATGGCGAGCCGATCGACCCGGCCGCGCGCTACGTGCTGGACGCCGAACACGGCCCGCGTCGCCTGCTCAGCGACCGCGGCCACGACCAGCGCAGCGGCATGGCCACCGGCCGCGCGTTGCTGGCATTGGCCGCCGACGAGATGCCAGTGGCCGAAGACCTGCCCGGCCTGCGCCGCGGCATGCGCGTGGTGCTGATGCACCACCTCGGCGGGCGCGGCCTGAAGTCATGGGAGATGCTGCAGGATCTGACCCGCCAGCGCCGCGACGCGGACGCTGACGCTGCGGAACTGCCGGAGGCGCCGGAAGAGCCCGAATCGCCGGCACCGAAGGCCGATTGA
- the nagZ gene encoding beta-N-acetylhexosaminidase — protein MLAIGVAGTELTAQERDWLQHDAVAGVVLFKRNFASRAQLVELTAAIRAAAPRPQLICVDQEGGRVQRFREGYSALPPLHGFGALYARDRDAALALAEQHAWLMASEVRASGVDLSFAPVVDLARGNRAIGDRAFSDDPQVVAAFTGAYVRGMHSVGMAATLKHFPGHGTVLEDTHVDNAVDPRPLQELREQDLVPFAAGIAAGADAVMMAHVVYPQVAPEPAGYSPRWIQQILRQELGFRGVVFSDDIGMAASFAAGGVAARVSAHLDAGCDVVLVCHPELVDDSLQAVRDRPLNTAALLGLIGRGALGWDGLLADARYGHTQSHLLATFGKTA, from the coding sequence ATGCTCGCGATCGGTGTCGCCGGTACCGAACTCACCGCCCAGGAACGCGACTGGCTGCAGCACGATGCCGTCGCCGGCGTGGTCCTGTTCAAGCGCAATTTCGCCTCCAGGGCGCAGCTGGTGGAGCTGACCGCGGCGATCCGCGCCGCCGCGCCGCGGCCGCAGCTGATCTGCGTGGACCAGGAAGGCGGGCGCGTGCAGCGCTTCCGCGAAGGCTATAGCGCCTTGCCGCCGCTGCACGGCTTCGGCGCGCTGTATGCGCGCGACCGCGATGCGGCGCTGGCGCTGGCCGAGCAGCATGCCTGGCTGATGGCCAGCGAGGTGCGCGCCAGCGGCGTGGACCTGAGCTTCGCCCCGGTGGTGGATCTGGCGCGCGGCAACCGCGCGATCGGCGACCGCGCCTTCAGCGACGATCCGCAGGTGGTGGCCGCGTTCACCGGCGCCTACGTGCGCGGCATGCACAGCGTCGGCATGGCCGCCACGCTCAAGCACTTTCCCGGCCACGGCACGGTGCTGGAAGACACCCACGTCGACAACGCCGTCGATCCGCGCCCGCTGCAGGAACTGCGCGAGCAGGACCTGGTGCCGTTCGCCGCCGGCATCGCCGCCGGTGCCGATGCGGTGATGATGGCGCACGTGGTCTACCCGCAGGTGGCGCCGGAACCGGCCGGCTATTCGCCGCGCTGGATCCAGCAGATCCTGCGCCAGGAGCTGGGCTTCCGCGGCGTGGTGTTCTCCGACGACATCGGCATGGCCGCCTCGTTCGCCGCCGGCGGCGTCGCCGCGCGGGTGTCCGCGCACCTGGACGCCGGCTGCGACGTGGTCCTGGTCTGCCATCCCGAACTGGTCGACGACTCGCTGCAGGCCGTGCGCGACCGCCCGCTCAACACCGCCGCGCTGCTCGGCCTGATCGGCCGCGGCGCCCTCGGCTGGGACGGCCTGCTCGCCGATGCCCGCTACGGCCACACCCAATCCCACTTGCTCGCAACCTTCGGAAAAACCGCCTGA
- a CDS encoding hypoxanthine-guanine phosphoribosyltransferase — translation MSTLTIAQALAQADLLVDRSHLDQAIARMADAIAADYRGEIPVYLTIMHGALPFAGQLALELGARGQDLQLDYLHATRYRGETVGGELVWKHRPATALYGRRVLLLDDILDEGLTLLAVRQWCLEQGATDVRIAALTVKRHDRRVDDVEADYVGVEVPDRYVFGFGMDVNEGLRNLPAIYAMKE, via the coding sequence ATGTCCACTCTCACCATCGCCCAGGCCCTGGCCCAGGCCGACCTGCTGGTCGACCGTTCGCACCTCGACCAGGCCATCGCGCGCATGGCCGACGCCATCGCCGCCGACTACCGCGGCGAGATCCCGGTCTACCTGACCATCATGCACGGCGCCTTGCCGTTCGCCGGGCAGCTGGCGCTGGAACTGGGCGCGCGCGGCCAGGACCTGCAGCTGGATTACCTGCACGCCACCCGCTACCGCGGCGAGACCGTCGGCGGCGAACTGGTGTGGAAGCATCGCCCGGCCACCGCGCTGTACGGGCGCCGCGTGCTGCTGCTCGACGACATCCTCGACGAAGGCCTGACCCTGCTGGCGGTGCGCCAGTGGTGTCTGGAGCAGGGCGCTACCGACGTGCGCATCGCGGCGCTGACGGTCAAGCGTCACGACCGCCGCGTGGACGATGTCGAGGCCGATTACGTGGGCGTGGAAGTGCCCGACCGCTACGTGTTCGGCTTCGGCATGGACGTCAACGAAGGCCTGCGCAACCTGCCGGCGATCTACGCGATGAAGGAATAG
- a CDS encoding response regulator: MALTQDPVTRLLLVEDDPISRTFLHVTLESLPAQVDLADSVASALLSAQAQQHDLWLIDANLPDGSGAELLQRLQRQRPGTLALAHTADASGAVREHLLGAGFAEVLLKPLTPERLLQAVRRLLARGRAGAAPNAAEATMDWDETTALVALNGERSHLIALRELFLAELPGTRDAVASALQLSDEQAVRNHLHRLQASCGFVGAARLARAVRQLQGDPASSQARSQFSEAVAALLH; the protein is encoded by the coding sequence ATGGCATTGACCCAGGACCCTGTGACGCGACTTTTGCTGGTCGAGGACGACCCGATCAGTCGCACGTTTTTGCACGTGACGCTGGAATCCCTGCCCGCGCAGGTCGATCTGGCCGACAGCGTCGCTTCCGCGCTGCTCAGTGCGCAGGCGCAGCAACACGATCTTTGGCTGATCGACGCCAACCTGCCCGACGGCAGCGGCGCCGAGCTGCTGCAGCGTCTGCAGCGGCAACGCCCCGGCACGTTGGCGTTGGCGCATACCGCCGACGCCAGCGGCGCGGTCCGCGAGCACCTGCTCGGCGCCGGTTTCGCCGAAGTGCTGCTGAAACCGCTCACTCCCGAACGCCTGCTGCAGGCGGTGCGCCGCTTGCTGGCGCGTGGCCGCGCCGGCGCGGCGCCGAACGCGGCGGAGGCGACAATGGACTGGGACGAGACCACCGCGCTGGTCGCGCTCAACGGCGAGCGCTCGCACCTGATCGCGCTGCGCGAACTGTTCCTCGCCGAGTTGCCCGGCACCCGAGACGCGGTCGCCTCGGCGCTGCAGCTCAGCGACGAACAAGCAGTGCGCAACCACCTGCACCGGCTGCAGGCCAGCTGCGGCTTCGTCGGCGCCGCCCGGCTGGCGCGCGCGGTACGCCAGTTGCAGGGCGACCCGGCCTCGTCGCAGGCGCGCAGCCAGTTCAGCGAGGCGGTCGCTGCGTTGCTGCATTGA
- a CDS encoding cold-shock protein, with the protein MPNGTVKWFNDAKGFGFISPEDGSADVFAHFSAINSKGFRSLQEGQRVSYDVTQGPKGAQASNITPVE; encoded by the coding sequence ATGCCGAACGGTACCGTCAAGTGGTTCAACGACGCCAAGGGATTTGGCTTTATTTCACCGGAAGACGGCAGCGCCGATGTATTCGCGCACTTCTCCGCGATCAATTCCAAGGGCTTCCGCAGCCTGCAGGAAGGACAGCGTGTCAGCTATGACGTGACCCAGGGTCCGAAGGGCGCGCAGGCCTCCAATATTACGCCTGTCGAGTAA
- the rnc gene encoding ribonuclease III yields MASKTILRGDRIGHRFADPQLLAQALTHRSAGAPHNERLEFLGDSIVNQLIAEALYRRWPKADEGALTRARAELVREASLATIGRQLELGERLTLGPGEMKSGGHRRDSILADAVEAVVAAIYLDAGFEACRAVILPWFETALAALPVGKPEKDAKTRLQEWLQARQRALPGYELISETGDEHAKLFRVRCVLAEPALTTEGEGTSRRLAEQQAAAAAIEQLDSSK; encoded by the coding sequence GTGGCGAGTAAGACGATCTTGCGCGGCGACCGCATCGGTCACCGCTTCGCCGACCCGCAGCTGCTGGCGCAGGCGCTGACGCATCGCAGCGCCGGCGCGCCGCACAACGAGCGGCTGGAATTCCTCGGCGACAGCATCGTCAACCAGCTGATCGCCGAGGCGCTGTACCGGCGCTGGCCCAAGGCCGACGAGGGCGCGCTGACCCGCGCCCGCGCCGAACTGGTGCGCGAGGCCTCGCTGGCCACCATCGGCCGCCAGCTGGAACTTGGCGAGCGGCTGACCCTGGGGCCGGGCGAGATGAAGTCCGGCGGGCATCGCCGCGATTCGATCCTGGCCGACGCGGTCGAGGCGGTGGTCGCGGCGATCTACCTGGATGCCGGATTCGAGGCCTGCCGTGCGGTGATCCTGCCCTGGTTCGAGACGGCGCTGGCCGCACTGCCGGTGGGCAAGCCGGAGAAGGACGCCAAGACCCGCCTGCAGGAATGGCTGCAGGCGCGACAGCGCGCCTTGCCGGGCTACGAACTGATCAGCGAAACCGGCGACGAACACGCCAAGCTATTCCGGGTACGCTGCGTACTCGCCGAGCCTGCCCTCACCACCGAGGGCGAGGGCACCTCGCGACGGCTGGCCGAGCAACAGGCCGCCGCCGCCGCCATCGAGCAACTGGATTCCAGCAAGTGA
- a CDS encoding DsbA family oxidoreductase gives MRIDIWSDVVCPWCWIGKRRLQQGIAALGADAPALDIHWHPYLLDPDAGTEPVPLRKAYEAKFGGAARTEQILAQTQATARAEGLPFDFDRGQVRVTTLPAHRLLWLAAREGDVEAVAEALFHAHFAEGRNLAETGTLLEAGAAGGLPAARVQALLDGDEGLAEIQAQLQQAQAMGIRAVPTYVVDGRHAIQGAQPPEVFAATLRGLLPPTAAAAQDCGPDGCAV, from the coding sequence ATGCGCATCGACATCTGGTCCGACGTGGTCTGCCCCTGGTGCTGGATCGGCAAGCGCCGCCTGCAGCAGGGCATCGCGGCACTCGGCGCGGATGCGCCGGCGCTGGACATCCATTGGCATCCGTACCTGCTCGATCCCGATGCCGGCACCGAGCCGGTGCCGCTGCGCAAGGCCTATGAAGCCAAGTTCGGCGGTGCCGCGCGGACCGAGCAGATCCTGGCGCAGACCCAGGCCACCGCGCGCGCCGAGGGCCTGCCGTTCGACTTCGATCGCGGCCAGGTGCGGGTGACCACGCTGCCGGCGCACCGGTTGCTGTGGCTGGCGGCGCGCGAAGGCGACGTCGAGGCGGTGGCCGAGGCGCTGTTCCACGCGCACTTCGCCGAGGGCCGCAACCTGGCCGAGACCGGCACGCTGCTCGAGGCCGGCGCCGCCGGCGGGCTGCCTGCGGCGCGGGTGCAGGCGCTGCTGGACGGCGACGAGGGCTTGGCCGAGATCCAGGCGCAGCTGCAGCAGGCGCAGGCGATGGGGATCCGCGCGGTGCCGACCTACGTCGTCGACGGCCGCCATGCGATCCAGGGAGCGCAACCGCCGGAGGTGTTCGCCGCGACGCTGCGTGGCCTGCTGCCGCCGACAGCGGCTGCGGCGCAGGACTGCGGCCCCGACGGCTGCGCGGTGTAG
- the rlmD gene encoding 23S rRNA (uracil(1939)-C(5))-methyltransferase RlmD, with the protein MARSRKRLDRTPFQTDIADLSHDGRGVARPEGEGGKVAFVAGALPGETVLAEPTARNRHFDEARTLQVLQPSPQRVQPRCPHFGVCAGCVLQHLAEDQQILAKQRVLTENLERIGHVSPQTVLPALSGEPWGYRRKGRFSVRRVEKKDKTLVGFRELDPRFVADLSVCHTVIPQIGFKVSVLAELVEGLDGKRDIPQIEFIAGDPTPEHSGVALTFRHMQPLSARDQAALVAFAQAHDFAIFLQPGGVDSVHPLYPQQVPLSFRLPQWDVELAFRPLDFIQVNAALNQKMIALALTLLDAQPDDRVLDLFCGLGNFTLPLARTVREVVGVEGDAGLVARARDNAQRNGLDNAQFFAADLTQDQRQAPWMQQGFDKLLLDPPRSGAIEVLRQLPLDRFQRIVYVSCHPGSLARDAGYLVNEQGFVLKAAGAMDMFPHTAHVESIAVFEKPGLGIRD; encoded by the coding sequence GTGGCCCGATCCAGAAAACGCCTAGACCGCACCCCGTTCCAGACCGACATCGCCGATCTCAGCCACGACGGCCGCGGCGTCGCCCGCCCGGAGGGCGAGGGCGGCAAGGTCGCCTTCGTCGCCGGCGCGTTGCCCGGGGAGACGGTCCTCGCCGAACCCACCGCGCGCAACCGTCATTTCGACGAGGCGCGCACCCTGCAGGTGCTGCAGCCCTCGCCGCAGCGGGTGCAACCGCGCTGTCCGCATTTCGGGGTCTGCGCCGGGTGCGTGCTGCAGCACCTGGCCGAGGACCAGCAGATCCTGGCCAAGCAGCGGGTGTTGACCGAAAACCTGGAGCGGATCGGCCACGTAAGCCCGCAGACGGTGCTGCCGGCGCTGTCCGGTGAGCCCTGGGGCTACCGGCGCAAGGGCCGGTTCTCGGTGCGCCGGGTGGAGAAGAAGGACAAGACCCTGGTGGGGTTCCGCGAGCTCGATCCGCGCTTCGTCGCCGACCTGTCGGTATGCCACACGGTGATTCCGCAGATCGGCTTCAAGGTGAGCGTGCTGGCCGAGCTGGTCGAGGGCCTGGACGGCAAGCGCGACATCCCGCAGATCGAATTCATCGCCGGCGACCCCACCCCCGAGCACAGCGGCGTAGCGCTGACCTTCCGCCACATGCAGCCGCTCAGCGCGCGCGACCAGGCGGCGCTGGTGGCGTTCGCCCAGGCGCACGACTTCGCCATCTTCCTGCAGCCCGGCGGCGTGGACAGCGTGCATCCGCTGTACCCGCAGCAGGTGCCGCTGTCGTTCCGGTTGCCGCAATGGGACGTGGAGCTGGCGTTCCGGCCGCTGGATTTCATCCAGGTCAACGCCGCGCTCAACCAGAAGATGATCGCGCTGGCGCTGACCCTGCTCGACGCGCAGCCCGATGACCGCGTGCTCGACCTGTTCTGCGGGCTGGGCAATTTCACCCTGCCGCTGGCGCGCACGGTGCGCGAGGTGGTGGGCGTGGAAGGCGATGCGGGGCTGGTGGCGCGGGCGCGCGACAACGCGCAGCGCAACGGCCTGGACAACGCGCAGTTCTTCGCCGCCGACCTGACCCAGGACCAGCGCCAGGCGCCGTGGATGCAGCAGGGCTTCGACAAGCTGCTGCTCGACCCGCCGCGCTCCGGCGCGATCGAGGTGTTGCGGCAGCTGCCGTTGGACCGCTTCCAGCGCATCGTCTACGTCAGCTGCCACCCCGGCTCGCTGGCGCGCGACGCCGGCTACCTGGTCAACGAGCAGGGCTTCGTGCTGAAGGCCGCCGGCGCGATGGACATGTTCCCGCATACCGCGCATGTGGAGAGCATCGCGGTGTTCGAGAAGCCGGGATTGGGGATTCGAGATTAG
- the era gene encoding GTPase Era, translated as MNEQASSYCSGSVAVIGRPNVGKSTLTNALVGAKVSIVSNRPQTTRHRLLGIASFPEGQLVLVDTPGLHREQKRAMNRVMNRAARGSLEGVDAGLLVIEAGRWDDEDTLAFNVLSDAGIPVVLVVNKVDRLKDKTALLPFLQQVSDGRSFAAVHPISALKRKGLEALVRDLLGLVPEAPAMFGEDEITDRSQRFLAGELVREQLMRQLGEELPYATTVEIERFAEDGALLRIGAVIWVEREGQKAIVIGKGGTRLKDIGAKARQQMERLFGAKVFLETWVRVREGWSDDEAALKAFGYGE; from the coding sequence GTGAACGAGCAAGCCTCTTCTTACTGCAGCGGCAGCGTGGCCGTGATCGGCCGCCCCAACGTGGGCAAGTCCACCCTGACCAACGCCCTGGTGGGCGCCAAGGTCAGCATCGTCTCCAACCGGCCGCAGACCACCCGGCACCGCTTGCTCGGCATCGCCAGCTTCCCGGAAGGGCAGTTGGTGCTGGTCGACACCCCCGGCCTGCACCGCGAGCAGAAGCGCGCCATGAACCGGGTCATGAACCGCGCCGCGCGCGGCTCGCTGGAAGGCGTGGACGCCGGCCTGCTGGTGATCGAGGCCGGGCGTTGGGACGACGAGGACACGCTGGCGTTCAACGTGCTCAGCGATGCCGGCATCCCGGTGGTGCTGGTGGTGAACAAGGTCGACCGGCTCAAGGACAAGACCGCGCTGCTGCCGTTCCTGCAGCAGGTCAGCGACGGCCGCAGCTTCGCCGCGGTGCACCCGATCTCCGCGCTCAAGCGCAAGGGCCTGGAGGCGCTGGTGCGCGACCTGCTGGGTCTGGTGCCGGAAGCGCCGGCGATGTTCGGCGAGGACGAGATCACCGACCGCAGCCAGCGCTTCCTGGCCGGCGAACTGGTCCGCGAGCAGCTGATGCGCCAGCTCGGCGAAGAGCTGCCGTACGCGACCACGGTGGAAATCGAACGCTTCGCCGAGGACGGCGCGTTGCTGCGCATCGGCGCGGTGATCTGGGTCGAACGCGAGGGCCAGAAGGCGATCGTGATCGGCAAGGGCGGCACGCGGCTGAAGGACATCGGCGCCAAGGCCCGGCAGCAGATGGAGCGCCTGTTCGGCGCCAAGGTGTTCCTGGAGACCTGGGTCCGCGTGCGCGAGGGCTGGTCGGACGACGAGGCGGCGCTGAAGGCGTTCGGTTACGGGGAGTAA
- the lepB gene encoding signal peptidase I, whose translation MKWFEIALVVLTFATGIVWLLDKLFFAKRRAARAGLLDSEPVLVDYSRAFFPVLAVVLILRSFIAEPYKIPSSSMMPNLLVGDFILVNKFSYGFRLPITNQKVIPVSEPKRGDVVVFKPPHKPDENWIKRVIGLPGDRIGFHGDTLYINGTPMKYQVRGEYVGKGKGAEMTGATLLTEYLPGRTHTELEWLDRNNPAGQGDWVVPPGQYFVMGDNRDNSEDSRFWTQTHFLPEENLRGKAFLVWLNCEGWFCSGSFDPSRIGTGIQ comes from the coding sequence ATGAAATGGTTTGAAATCGCGCTGGTGGTCCTGACCTTCGCCACCGGCATCGTCTGGTTGCTGGACAAGCTGTTCTTCGCCAAGCGCCGTGCCGCGCGCGCCGGCCTGCTCGACAGCGAGCCGGTGCTGGTGGATTACTCGCGGGCGTTCTTCCCGGTGCTGGCGGTGGTGCTGATCCTGCGCAGCTTCATCGCCGAGCCGTACAAGATCCCGTCCAGCTCGATGATGCCGAACCTGCTGGTCGGCGATTTCATCCTGGTCAACAAGTTCTCCTACGGCTTCCGCCTGCCGATCACCAACCAGAAGGTGATCCCGGTCAGCGAGCCCAAGCGCGGCGACGTGGTGGTGTTCAAGCCGCCGCACAAGCCGGACGAGAACTGGATCAAGCGCGTCATCGGCCTGCCCGGCGACCGCATCGGCTTCCACGGCGATACCCTGTATATCAACGGCACGCCGATGAAGTACCAGGTGCGCGGCGAGTACGTCGGCAAGGGCAAGGGCGCGGAGATGACCGGCGCCACGCTGCTCACCGAATACCTGCCCGGCCGCACCCACACCGAACTGGAATGGCTGGACCGCAACAACCCGGCCGGCCAGGGCGATTGGGTGGTGCCGCCGGGCCAGTATTTCGTGATGGGCGACAATCGCGATAATAGCGAGGACAGCCGCTTCTGGACCCAGACCCATTTCCTGCCCGAAGAGAATCTGCGCGGCAAGGCGTTCCTGGTCTGGCTCAATTGCGAGGGGTGGTTCTGCAGCGGCAGTTTCGATCCCTCGCGGATCGGGACCGGCATCCAGTGA
- a CDS encoding DUF4845 domain-containing protein: protein MKHKQSGMTLTSFVIVLAVVGFFAYIGMKLFPMYLEYYAVRSAMKGLAAEPGSADMDPAQAKMLLFRRLDINNSDNVKPDDVKFDRMDSGWKMHVAYEVRKPLVANLDVVGKFDITQDLTTRGGE, encoded by the coding sequence ATGAAGCACAAGCAAAGTGGCATGACGTTGACGTCGTTCGTGATCGTGCTGGCGGTGGTGGGGTTCTTCGCCTACATCGGCATGAAGCTGTTCCCGATGTACCTGGAGTACTACGCGGTGCGCTCGGCGATGAAGGGCCTGGCCGCCGAACCGGGCAGCGCCGACATGGATCCGGCGCAGGCGAAGATGCTGCTGTTCCGCCGCCTGGACATCAACAACTCGGACAACGTGAAGCCGGACGACGTCAAGTTCGACCGCATGGATTCTGGCTGGAAGATGCATGTGGCTTACGAAGTGCGCAAGCCGCTGGTCGCCAACCTGGACGTGGTCGGCAAGTTCGACATCACCCAGGACCTGACGACGCGCGGTGGCGAGTAA
- a CDS encoding CYTH domain-containing protein, with product MPVEIERKFLVTGDGWRAAAHRVIPMAQGYINDQAAMDSGAQKASVRVRIQGEEAFLNLKSRELGHTRQEFEYPLPLDDARALLALCVGGLIDKRRHLVQHQGHLWEVDEFLGDNAGLVVAEIELERADEAFAKPDWIGAEVTDVARYYNLALASHPFCQWPGLGIRD from the coding sequence ATGCCTGTAGAAATCGAACGCAAATTCCTCGTCACCGGCGACGGCTGGCGCGCCGCGGCGCATCGGGTGATCCCGATGGCGCAGGGCTATATCAACGACCAGGCGGCGATGGACAGCGGCGCGCAGAAGGCCTCGGTGCGGGTCCGCATCCAGGGCGAGGAGGCCTTCCTCAACCTGAAGTCGCGCGAGCTCGGGCATACCCGCCAGGAGTTCGAATATCCGCTGCCGCTGGACGATGCGCGCGCGCTGCTGGCGCTGTGCGTGGGCGGGCTGATCGACAAGCGCCGGCACCTGGTGCAACACCAGGGCCATCTGTGGGAAGTGGACGAGTTCCTCGGTGACAACGCCGGGCTGGTGGTCGCCGAGATCGAGCTGGAGCGCGCCGACGAGGCCTTCGCCAAACCCGACTGGATCGGCGCCGAAGTCACCGACGTTGCCCGCTACTACAACCTGGCGCTGGCGTCGCATCCGTTCTGTCAGTGGCCGGGATTGGGGATTCGGGATTAG